The Saccopteryx leptura isolate mSacLep1 chromosome 2, mSacLep1_pri_phased_curated, whole genome shotgun sequence genome has a window encoding:
- the NABP2 gene encoding SOSS complex subunit B1 isoform X1 — protein sequence MKVRKVGRGGSGSMTTETFVKDIKPGLKNLNLIFIVLETGRVTKTKDGHEVRTCKVADKTGSINISVWDDVGNLIQPGDIIRLTKGYASVFKGCLTLYTGRGGDLQKIGEFCMVYSEVPNFSEPNPEYSAQQAPNKTVQNDSSSTAPQANAGTPAASPASESQNGNGLSAPPGPGGGPHPPHTPSHPPSTRITRSQPNHTPAGPPGPSNNLVSNGKETRRSSKR from the exons ATGAAGGTTCGGAAAG TGGGGCGCGGGGGCTCAGGCAGCATGACGACGGAGACGTTTGTGAAAGATATCAAGCCCGGGCTCAAGAATCTGAACCTCATCTTCATTGTGCTGGAAACAG GTCGAGTGACCAAGACAAAGGACGGTCATGAGGTTCGGACCTGCAAAGTGGCAGACAAAACAGGCAGCATTAATATCTCTGTCTGGGACGATGTGGGCAACCTGATCCAGCCTGGGGACATTATCCGGCTCACCAAAGG GTACGCTTCAGTGTTCAAAGGTTGTCTGACACTGTACACTGGCCGTGGGGGTGATCTTCAGAAGATTGGAGA ATTCTGTATGGTTTATTCTGAGGTTCCTAACTTCAGTGAGCCAAACCCAGAGTACAGTGCCCAGCAGGCACCCAACAAGACC GTGCAGAACGACAGCAGCTCTACAGCTCCCCAGGCTAACGCTGGAACTCCTGCTGCTTCTCCAG CCTCTGAGAGCCAGAATGGGAATGGACTGAGTGCCCCACCAGGTCCTGGTGGTGGCCCACACCCCCCTCACACTCCTTCTCACCCCCCCAGCACCCGAATTACCCGAAGCCAGCCCAACCACACACCTGCTGGCCCTCCTGGCCCCTCCAACAACCTTGTCAGTAATGGCAAAGAGACCCGGAGGAGCAGCAAGAGATAG
- the NABP2 gene encoding SOSS complex subunit B1 isoform X2 has protein sequence MTTETFVKDIKPGLKNLNLIFIVLETGRVTKTKDGHEVRTCKVADKTGSINISVWDDVGNLIQPGDIIRLTKGYASVFKGCLTLYTGRGGDLQKIGEFCMVYSEVPNFSEPNPEYSAQQAPNKTVQNDSSSTAPQANAGTPAASPASESQNGNGLSAPPGPGGGPHPPHTPSHPPSTRITRSQPNHTPAGPPGPSNNLVSNGKETRRSSKR, from the exons ATGACGACGGAGACGTTTGTGAAAGATATCAAGCCCGGGCTCAAGAATCTGAACCTCATCTTCATTGTGCTGGAAACAG GTCGAGTGACCAAGACAAAGGACGGTCATGAGGTTCGGACCTGCAAAGTGGCAGACAAAACAGGCAGCATTAATATCTCTGTCTGGGACGATGTGGGCAACCTGATCCAGCCTGGGGACATTATCCGGCTCACCAAAGG GTACGCTTCAGTGTTCAAAGGTTGTCTGACACTGTACACTGGCCGTGGGGGTGATCTTCAGAAGATTGGAGA ATTCTGTATGGTTTATTCTGAGGTTCCTAACTTCAGTGAGCCAAACCCAGAGTACAGTGCCCAGCAGGCACCCAACAAGACC GTGCAGAACGACAGCAGCTCTACAGCTCCCCAGGCTAACGCTGGAACTCCTGCTGCTTCTCCAG CCTCTGAGAGCCAGAATGGGAATGGACTGAGTGCCCCACCAGGTCCTGGTGGTGGCCCACACCCCCCTCACACTCCTTCTCACCCCCCCAGCACCCGAATTACCCGAAGCCAGCCCAACCACACACCTGCTGGCCCTCCTGGCCCCTCCAACAACCTTGTCAGTAATGGCAAAGAGACCCGGAGGAGCAGCAAGAGATAG
- the SLC39A5 gene encoding zinc transporter ZIP5 isoform X4: protein MMGLPVSHLLAGLCVCVALGWGGVSAPNLGPAELEQNHYLAQLFGLYGENGTLTSGGLARLLHSLGLGRVQGLRLGHHGPSAGRAVPPSGDNSTHRPQDPDLNVDVWAELPLGPSGWGNIEEPKAPSRLDLFHRLLLLDHSLADHLNEDCLNGSQLLVNFGLSPAAPLTPHQFALLCPALLYQIDSRVCIQAAVPNPPGDLLSVLVHSALAVLLLSLPAPLSLLLLRLLGSHLLRPLLGFLGTLAVGTLCGDALLHLLPHAQGRQHAAPNGRPQEDLGPGLSVLGGLFLLFFLENMLGILQRRGIRPRCCRRKRKDLRTPNLDPEDGSGMALQPLPAAPEPGAQGCREQDSQTPAAPVPPGHQGHSHGHQGGSDTSLTWMVLLGDGLHNLTDGLAIGAAFSDGFSSGFSTTLAVFCHEMPHELGDFAMLLRAGLPFQRLLLLSLVSGVLGLGGAALGLPALLHPPEPLPPLEVVLQGLGLLLGGGLMLTIALMEEQLQPQGSDG from the exons ATGATGGGGCTCCCAGTGAGTCATCTGTTGgctggattgtgtgtgtgtgtggccttgGGCTGGGGAGGAGTTTCAGCCCCCAACCTGGGCCCTGCGGAGCTGGAGCAGAACCATTACCTGGCCCAGCTGTTTGGCCTGTATGGGGAGAATGGCACACTGACTTCCGGGGGCCTTGCGAGGCTTCTCCACAGCCTGGGACTAGGCCGAGTTCAGGGGCTGCGCCTGGGacaccatgggccttcagctggGCGGGCTGTACCCCCATCTGGAGACAACTCTACACACAG GCCACAGGACCCTGATTTGAATGTAGATGTCTGGGCAGAGCTGCCTCTGGGTCCCTCAGGATGGGGTAACATTGAGGAGCCAAAGGCCCCCTCGCGCCTGGATCTCTTTCACAGGCTTCTGTTGCTGGACCATTCACTAGCTGACCATCTGAATGAGGAT TGTCTGAATGGCTCCCAGCTGCTGGTGAATTTTGGCCTGAGCCCTGCTGCTCCTCTGACTCCTCATCAGTTTGCTCTGCTGTGCCCAGCCTTGCTTTATCAGATCGACAGCCGTGTCTGCATCCAGGCTGCTGTTCCAAACCCCCCAGGGGATCTACTATCTG TCCTGGTTCATAGTGCCCTGGCAGTCCTGCTGCTCAGcctccctgctcccctctccctgctgctgctgcggctCCTGGGATCTCATCTATTGCGGCCCCTGCTGGGCTTCCTCGGAACCCTGGCCGTGGGCACACTCTGTGGGGATGCGCTGCTGCACCTGCTGCCACAT GCACAAGGAAGGCAGCATGCTGCTCCTAACGGACGACCCCAGGAAGACCTGGGTCCAGGGCTGTCGGTGCTTGGTGGtctcttcctgctcttcttcctggAGAACATGCTAGGAATTCTACAGCGCCGAGGGATCAGGCCA AGATGCTGCAGGCGAAAAAGAAAGGATCTCAGAACACCAAACCTGGACCCAGAGGACGGCAGTGGGATGGCACTTCAGCCCCTACCAGCAGCTCCAG AGCCAGGAGCTCAGGGCTGCAGGGAGCAGGACAGCCAGACCCCAGCAGCCCCAGTCCCTCCTGGGCACCAAGGCCACAGTCACGGGCATCAAGGTGGCAGTGACACCAGTCTAACATGGATGGTCCTCCTGGGAGATGGTCTGCACAACCTCACTGATGGGCTGGCCATAG GTGCTGCCTTCTCTGATGGCTTCTCCAGTGGCTTCAGCACCACTCTAGCAGTGTTCTGCCATGAAATGCCCCACGAGCTGG GTGACTTTGCCATGCTGCTCAGGGCCGGGCTGCCCTTTCagcggctgctgctgctgagccTGGTGTCTGGAGTTCTCGGCCTTGGGGGTGCAGCCTTGGGG
- the SLC39A5 gene encoding zinc transporter ZIP5 isoform X1, whose product MMGLPVSHLLAGLCVCVALGWGGVSAPNLGPAELEQNHYLAQLFGLYGENGTLTSGGLARLLHSLGLGRVQGLRLGHHGPSAGRAVPPSGDNSTHRPQDPDLNVDVWAELPLGPSGWGNIEEPKAPSRLDLFHRLLLLDHSLADHLNEDCLNGSQLLVNFGLSPAAPLTPHQFALLCPALLYQIDSRVCIQAAVPNPPGDLLSVLVHSALAVLLLSLPAPLSLLLLRLLGSHLLRPLLGFLGTLAVGTLCGDALLHLLPHAQGRQHAAPNGRPQEDLGPGLSVLGGLFLLFFLENMLGILQRRGIRPRCCRRKRKDLRTPNLDPEDGSGMALQPLPAAPEPGAQGCREQDSQTPAAPVPPGHQGHSHGHQGGSDTSLTWMVLLGDGLHNLTDGLAIGAAFSDGFSSGFSTTLAVFCHEMPHELGDFAMLLRAGLPFQRLLLLSLVSGVLGLGGAALGVGLSLGPVPLTPWVFGVTAGVFLYVALVDMLPALLHPPEPLPPLEVVLQGLGLLLGGGLMLTIALMEEQLQPQGSDG is encoded by the exons ATGATGGGGCTCCCAGTGAGTCATCTGTTGgctggattgtgtgtgtgtgtggccttgGGCTGGGGAGGAGTTTCAGCCCCCAACCTGGGCCCTGCGGAGCTGGAGCAGAACCATTACCTGGCCCAGCTGTTTGGCCTGTATGGGGAGAATGGCACACTGACTTCCGGGGGCCTTGCGAGGCTTCTCCACAGCCTGGGACTAGGCCGAGTTCAGGGGCTGCGCCTGGGacaccatgggccttcagctggGCGGGCTGTACCCCCATCTGGAGACAACTCTACACACAG GCCACAGGACCCTGATTTGAATGTAGATGTCTGGGCAGAGCTGCCTCTGGGTCCCTCAGGATGGGGTAACATTGAGGAGCCAAAGGCCCCCTCGCGCCTGGATCTCTTTCACAGGCTTCTGTTGCTGGACCATTCACTAGCTGACCATCTGAATGAGGAT TGTCTGAATGGCTCCCAGCTGCTGGTGAATTTTGGCCTGAGCCCTGCTGCTCCTCTGACTCCTCATCAGTTTGCTCTGCTGTGCCCAGCCTTGCTTTATCAGATCGACAGCCGTGTCTGCATCCAGGCTGCTGTTCCAAACCCCCCAGGGGATCTACTATCTG TCCTGGTTCATAGTGCCCTGGCAGTCCTGCTGCTCAGcctccctgctcccctctccctgctgctgctgcggctCCTGGGATCTCATCTATTGCGGCCCCTGCTGGGCTTCCTCGGAACCCTGGCCGTGGGCACACTCTGTGGGGATGCGCTGCTGCACCTGCTGCCACAT GCACAAGGAAGGCAGCATGCTGCTCCTAACGGACGACCCCAGGAAGACCTGGGTCCAGGGCTGTCGGTGCTTGGTGGtctcttcctgctcttcttcctggAGAACATGCTAGGAATTCTACAGCGCCGAGGGATCAGGCCA AGATGCTGCAGGCGAAAAAGAAAGGATCTCAGAACACCAAACCTGGACCCAGAGGACGGCAGTGGGATGGCACTTCAGCCCCTACCAGCAGCTCCAG AGCCAGGAGCTCAGGGCTGCAGGGAGCAGGACAGCCAGACCCCAGCAGCCCCAGTCCCTCCTGGGCACCAAGGCCACAGTCACGGGCATCAAGGTGGCAGTGACACCAGTCTAACATGGATGGTCCTCCTGGGAGATGGTCTGCACAACCTCACTGATGGGCTGGCCATAG GTGCTGCCTTCTCTGATGGCTTCTCCAGTGGCTTCAGCACCACTCTAGCAGTGTTCTGCCATGAAATGCCCCACGAGCTGG GTGACTTTGCCATGCTGCTCAGGGCCGGGCTGCCCTTTCagcggctgctgctgctgagccTGGTGTCTGGAGTTCTCGGCCTTGGGGGTGCAGCCTTGGGGGTGGGGCTCAGTTTGGGCCCTGTCCCCCTCACTCCCTGGGTGTTTGGGGTCACTGCTGGGGTCTTCCTCTATGTGGCCCTTGTGGACATG
- the SLC39A5 gene encoding zinc transporter ZIP5 isoform X2 yields MMGLPVSHLLAGLCVCVALGWGGVSAPNLGPAELEQNHYLAQLFGLYGENGTLTSGGLARLLHSLGLGRVQGLRLGHHGPSAGRAVPPSGDNSTHRPQDPDLNVDVWAELPLGPSGWGNIEEPKAPSRLDLFHRLLLLDHSLADHLNEDCLNGSQLLVNFGLSPAAPLTPHQFALLCPALLYQIDSRVCIQAAVPNPPGDLLSVLVHSALAVLLLSLPAPLSLLLLRLLGSHLLRPLLGFLGTLAVGTLCGDALLHLLPHAQGRQHAAPNGRPQEDLGPGLSVLGGLFLLFFLENMLGILQRRGIRPRCCRRKRKDLRTPNLDPEDGSGMALQPLPAAPEPGAQGCREQDSQTPAAPVPPGHQGHSHGHQGAAFSDGFSSGFSTTLAVFCHEMPHELGDFAMLLRAGLPFQRLLLLSLVSGVLGLGGAALGVGLSLGPVPLTPWVFGVTAGVFLYVALVDMLPALLHPPEPLPPLEVVLQGLGLLLGGGLMLTIALMEEQLQPQGSDG; encoded by the exons ATGATGGGGCTCCCAGTGAGTCATCTGTTGgctggattgtgtgtgtgtgtggccttgGGCTGGGGAGGAGTTTCAGCCCCCAACCTGGGCCCTGCGGAGCTGGAGCAGAACCATTACCTGGCCCAGCTGTTTGGCCTGTATGGGGAGAATGGCACACTGACTTCCGGGGGCCTTGCGAGGCTTCTCCACAGCCTGGGACTAGGCCGAGTTCAGGGGCTGCGCCTGGGacaccatgggccttcagctggGCGGGCTGTACCCCCATCTGGAGACAACTCTACACACAG GCCACAGGACCCTGATTTGAATGTAGATGTCTGGGCAGAGCTGCCTCTGGGTCCCTCAGGATGGGGTAACATTGAGGAGCCAAAGGCCCCCTCGCGCCTGGATCTCTTTCACAGGCTTCTGTTGCTGGACCATTCACTAGCTGACCATCTGAATGAGGAT TGTCTGAATGGCTCCCAGCTGCTGGTGAATTTTGGCCTGAGCCCTGCTGCTCCTCTGACTCCTCATCAGTTTGCTCTGCTGTGCCCAGCCTTGCTTTATCAGATCGACAGCCGTGTCTGCATCCAGGCTGCTGTTCCAAACCCCCCAGGGGATCTACTATCTG TCCTGGTTCATAGTGCCCTGGCAGTCCTGCTGCTCAGcctccctgctcccctctccctgctgctgctgcggctCCTGGGATCTCATCTATTGCGGCCCCTGCTGGGCTTCCTCGGAACCCTGGCCGTGGGCACACTCTGTGGGGATGCGCTGCTGCACCTGCTGCCACAT GCACAAGGAAGGCAGCATGCTGCTCCTAACGGACGACCCCAGGAAGACCTGGGTCCAGGGCTGTCGGTGCTTGGTGGtctcttcctgctcttcttcctggAGAACATGCTAGGAATTCTACAGCGCCGAGGGATCAGGCCA AGATGCTGCAGGCGAAAAAGAAAGGATCTCAGAACACCAAACCTGGACCCAGAGGACGGCAGTGGGATGGCACTTCAGCCCCTACCAGCAGCTCCAG AGCCAGGAGCTCAGGGCTGCAGGGAGCAGGACAGCCAGACCCCAGCAGCCCCAGTCCCTCCTGGGCACCAAGGCCACAGTCACGGGCATCAAG GTGCTGCCTTCTCTGATGGCTTCTCCAGTGGCTTCAGCACCACTCTAGCAGTGTTCTGCCATGAAATGCCCCACGAGCTGG GTGACTTTGCCATGCTGCTCAGGGCCGGGCTGCCCTTTCagcggctgctgctgctgagccTGGTGTCTGGAGTTCTCGGCCTTGGGGGTGCAGCCTTGGGGGTGGGGCTCAGTTTGGGCCCTGTCCCCCTCACTCCCTGGGTGTTTGGGGTCACTGCTGGGGTCTTCCTCTATGTGGCCCTTGTGGACATG
- the SLC39A5 gene encoding zinc transporter ZIP5 isoform X3, translated as MMGLPVSHLLAGLCVCVALGWGGVSAPNLGPAELEQNHYLAQLFGLYGENGTLTSGGLARLLHSLGLGRVQGLRLGHHGPSAGRAVPPSGDNSTHRPQDPDLNVDVWAELPLGPSGWGNIEEPKAPSRLDLFHRLLLLDHSLADHLNEDCLNGSQLLVNFGLSPAAPLTPHQFALLCPALLYQIDSRVCIQAAVPNPPGDLLSVLVHSALAVLLLSLPAPLSLLLLRLLGSHLLRPLLGFLGTLAVGTLCGDALLHLLPHAQGRQHAAPNGRPQEDLGPGLSVLGGLFLLFFLENMLGILQRRGIRPRCCRRKRKDLRTPNLDPEDGSGMALQPLPAAPEPGAQGCREQDSQTPAAPVPPGHQGHSHGHQGGSDTSLTWMVLLGDGLHNLTDGLAIGDFAMLLRAGLPFQRLLLLSLVSGVLGLGGAALGVGLSLGPVPLTPWVFGVTAGVFLYVALVDMLPALLHPPEPLPPLEVVLQGLGLLLGGGLMLTIALMEEQLQPQGSDG; from the exons ATGATGGGGCTCCCAGTGAGTCATCTGTTGgctggattgtgtgtgtgtgtggccttgGGCTGGGGAGGAGTTTCAGCCCCCAACCTGGGCCCTGCGGAGCTGGAGCAGAACCATTACCTGGCCCAGCTGTTTGGCCTGTATGGGGAGAATGGCACACTGACTTCCGGGGGCCTTGCGAGGCTTCTCCACAGCCTGGGACTAGGCCGAGTTCAGGGGCTGCGCCTGGGacaccatgggccttcagctggGCGGGCTGTACCCCCATCTGGAGACAACTCTACACACAG GCCACAGGACCCTGATTTGAATGTAGATGTCTGGGCAGAGCTGCCTCTGGGTCCCTCAGGATGGGGTAACATTGAGGAGCCAAAGGCCCCCTCGCGCCTGGATCTCTTTCACAGGCTTCTGTTGCTGGACCATTCACTAGCTGACCATCTGAATGAGGAT TGTCTGAATGGCTCCCAGCTGCTGGTGAATTTTGGCCTGAGCCCTGCTGCTCCTCTGACTCCTCATCAGTTTGCTCTGCTGTGCCCAGCCTTGCTTTATCAGATCGACAGCCGTGTCTGCATCCAGGCTGCTGTTCCAAACCCCCCAGGGGATCTACTATCTG TCCTGGTTCATAGTGCCCTGGCAGTCCTGCTGCTCAGcctccctgctcccctctccctgctgctgctgcggctCCTGGGATCTCATCTATTGCGGCCCCTGCTGGGCTTCCTCGGAACCCTGGCCGTGGGCACACTCTGTGGGGATGCGCTGCTGCACCTGCTGCCACAT GCACAAGGAAGGCAGCATGCTGCTCCTAACGGACGACCCCAGGAAGACCTGGGTCCAGGGCTGTCGGTGCTTGGTGGtctcttcctgctcttcttcctggAGAACATGCTAGGAATTCTACAGCGCCGAGGGATCAGGCCA AGATGCTGCAGGCGAAAAAGAAAGGATCTCAGAACACCAAACCTGGACCCAGAGGACGGCAGTGGGATGGCACTTCAGCCCCTACCAGCAGCTCCAG AGCCAGGAGCTCAGGGCTGCAGGGAGCAGGACAGCCAGACCCCAGCAGCCCCAGTCCCTCCTGGGCACCAAGGCCACAGTCACGGGCATCAAGGTGGCAGTGACACCAGTCTAACATGGATGGTCCTCCTGGGAGATGGTCTGCACAACCTCACTGATGGGCTGGCCATAG GTGACTTTGCCATGCTGCTCAGGGCCGGGCTGCCCTTTCagcggctgctgctgctgagccTGGTGTCTGGAGTTCTCGGCCTTGGGGGTGCAGCCTTGGGGGTGGGGCTCAGTTTGGGCCCTGTCCCCCTCACTCCCTGGGTGTTTGGGGTCACTGCTGGGGTCTTCCTCTATGTGGCCCTTGTGGACATG
- the SLC39A5 gene encoding zinc transporter ZIP5 isoform X5: MMGLPVSHLLAGLCVCVALGWGGVSAPNLGPAELEQNHYLAQLFGLYGENGTLTSGGLARLLHSLGLGRVQGLRLGHHGPSAGRAVPPSGDNSTHRPQDPDLNVDVWAELPLGPSGWGNIEEPKAPSRLDLFHRLLLLDHSLADHLNEDCLNGSQLLVNFGLSPAAPLTPHQFALLCPALLYQIDSRVCIQAAVPNPPGDLLSVLVHSALAVLLLSLPAPLSLLLLRLLGSHLLRPLLGFLGTLAVGTLCGDALLHLLPHAQGRQHAAPNGRPQEDLGPGLSVLGGLFLLFFLENMLGILQRRGIRPRCCRRKRKDLRTPNLDPEDGSGMALQPLPAAPEPGAQGCREQDSQTPAAPVPPGHQGHSHGHQGGSDTSLTWMVLLGDGLHNLTDGLAIGDFAMLLRAGLPFQRLLLLSLVSGVLGLGGAALGLPALLHPPEPLPPLEVVLQGLGLLLGGGLMLTIALMEEQLQPQGSDG, translated from the exons ATGATGGGGCTCCCAGTGAGTCATCTGTTGgctggattgtgtgtgtgtgtggccttgGGCTGGGGAGGAGTTTCAGCCCCCAACCTGGGCCCTGCGGAGCTGGAGCAGAACCATTACCTGGCCCAGCTGTTTGGCCTGTATGGGGAGAATGGCACACTGACTTCCGGGGGCCTTGCGAGGCTTCTCCACAGCCTGGGACTAGGCCGAGTTCAGGGGCTGCGCCTGGGacaccatgggccttcagctggGCGGGCTGTACCCCCATCTGGAGACAACTCTACACACAG GCCACAGGACCCTGATTTGAATGTAGATGTCTGGGCAGAGCTGCCTCTGGGTCCCTCAGGATGGGGTAACATTGAGGAGCCAAAGGCCCCCTCGCGCCTGGATCTCTTTCACAGGCTTCTGTTGCTGGACCATTCACTAGCTGACCATCTGAATGAGGAT TGTCTGAATGGCTCCCAGCTGCTGGTGAATTTTGGCCTGAGCCCTGCTGCTCCTCTGACTCCTCATCAGTTTGCTCTGCTGTGCCCAGCCTTGCTTTATCAGATCGACAGCCGTGTCTGCATCCAGGCTGCTGTTCCAAACCCCCCAGGGGATCTACTATCTG TCCTGGTTCATAGTGCCCTGGCAGTCCTGCTGCTCAGcctccctgctcccctctccctgctgctgctgcggctCCTGGGATCTCATCTATTGCGGCCCCTGCTGGGCTTCCTCGGAACCCTGGCCGTGGGCACACTCTGTGGGGATGCGCTGCTGCACCTGCTGCCACAT GCACAAGGAAGGCAGCATGCTGCTCCTAACGGACGACCCCAGGAAGACCTGGGTCCAGGGCTGTCGGTGCTTGGTGGtctcttcctgctcttcttcctggAGAACATGCTAGGAATTCTACAGCGCCGAGGGATCAGGCCA AGATGCTGCAGGCGAAAAAGAAAGGATCTCAGAACACCAAACCTGGACCCAGAGGACGGCAGTGGGATGGCACTTCAGCCCCTACCAGCAGCTCCAG AGCCAGGAGCTCAGGGCTGCAGGGAGCAGGACAGCCAGACCCCAGCAGCCCCAGTCCCTCCTGGGCACCAAGGCCACAGTCACGGGCATCAAGGTGGCAGTGACACCAGTCTAACATGGATGGTCCTCCTGGGAGATGGTCTGCACAACCTCACTGATGGGCTGGCCATAG GTGACTTTGCCATGCTGCTCAGGGCCGGGCTGCCCTTTCagcggctgctgctgctgagccTGGTGTCTGGAGTTCTCGGCCTTGGGGGTGCAGCCTTGGGG